The following proteins come from a genomic window of Sorghum bicolor cultivar BTx623 chromosome 3, Sorghum_bicolor_NCBIv3, whole genome shotgun sequence:
- the LOC110433849 gene encoding nuclear polyadenylated RNA-binding protein 3-like: protein MAAPRKGTATPLGAVFSPEETKRAVARVSESIAGRRAELGRLQGFVADNAALVSLVNRLPDELSHEIMVPFGGAAFFPGRLIHTNELLVLLGEGYYAERSAKQTTDILHRRGQELEAQVEAMKATIADLEAEAKFFESTATEASEGLVEIREEYDEDTETNASKSEASIASGVMSDKDREHARIIARLDELEREEKEAGSTSEEDDDDDDEDEDEDDGDAGTSEDGEENKEPGNALSDGNENHSSSFGTSFSGSGGNDRSRGIIKLKSALKKPGGDEMLRGISHTPSAHTSHPVFPGQTSITNSDVQVRTKAVSFEDDKYVVSSSKSPPLLLDSIQSAPGLENSSDPTPSRDRKIISSGRKAFTGSIIEHDDNISTIQPSVGNSLAKPGTSASSRPMSRFKMQKGGR from the exons ATGGCTGCGCCGAGGAAGGGGACGGCGACGCCGCTGGGCGCCGTATTCTCCCCGGAGGAGACGAAGAGAGCCGTGGCGAGGGTGTCCGAGTCCATCGCTGGCCGCCGCGCCGAGCTCGGGCGCCTCCAGGGCTTCGTCGCCGACAACGCGGCCCTCGTCTCGCTCGTCAACAGGCTCCCCGACGAACTCTCTCACGAAATCATG GTTCCCTTTGGCGGCGCCGCATTTTTCCCAGGGCGTTTAATACACACAAATGAACTCTTG GTGCTGCTGGGTGAGGGGTACTATGCAGAGAGGTCTGCTAAGCAGACGACTGATATATTGCATAGGAGGGGGCAGGAATTGGAAGCTCAAGTCGAAGCAATGAAGGCAACTATCGCTGACCTTGAAGCTGAGGCGAAATTCTTTGAGTCCACTGCCACCGAGGCTTCA GAGGGTCTTGTTGAAATCAGGGAAGAGTACGATGAGGACACAGAGACGAATGCATCAAAATCAG AGGCTTCAATTGCTAGTGGGGTTATGTCCGATAAAGATAGGGAACATGCTCGAATCATTGCAAGGCTAGATGAACTCGAAAGGGAAGAAAAGGAAGCTGGAAGTACTTCTGAAgaagatgacgatgatgatgatgaagatgaagatgaagatgatggagatgCTGGAACAAGTGAGGATGGTGAGGAAAATAAGGAACCTGGAAATGCTTTAAGTGATGGCAATGAGAACCACAGTTCTAGTTTTGGCACTTCATTTTCTGGAAGTGGTGGCAATGATAGGAGTCGTGGGATTATCAAG CTGAAGAGTGCACTGAAGAAGCCTGGAGGAGATGAAATGCTGAGAGGCATTTCTCATACACCATCAGCCCATACATCTCATCCAGTATTTCCTGGCCAAACTTCT ATAACAAATTCTGATGTCCAAGTTCGCACTAAAG CTGTATCTTTTGAAGACGACAAATATGTAGTTAGTTCGTCAAAGTCTCCTCCCCTGCTACTGGATTCAATACAGTCTGCTCCTGGGCTCGAG AATTCTTCAGACCCCACTCCATCTCGTGACCGAAAGATAATATCAAGTGGGCGAAAG GCCTTTACAGGATCTATCATTGAGCACGACGACAATATTTCAACCATTCAACCTTCTGTGGGTAATTCATTGGCAAAA CCTGGTACTTCTGCTTCTTCAAGGCCCATGTCAAGATTCAAGATGCAGAAAGGAGGGCGGTGA
- the LOC8059395 gene encoding uncharacterized protein LOC8059395, whose protein sequence is MVPTTRNMLHHDGKSSRGRSCYHHPGQYYVGIAAQLEASAASARQQDQSKPSRSPRLLAMADDDELDAAAAGPGTSSPGRAGAGNEEGDWLQLGLAAGAASSSSSASSSSGDNNSTDPDPAPAPAPPAPMELDLFAYDKRSARMRPPLFPMPLRSYHQSYGGGRGRDRPAAASGSMSAPPFLPFMPPFRCFGDAIRVISPPRRTETPGLWLTLQAAPNQIREPILPQIAKSYLRIKDSNMKVEVVMKYLAEKLGIARSHQVELTCRGQVLPPLLLVKCVRETIWCSTALREEEADDLTSRRSSAATDHVMTLCYSTSRNTKLVAPLNL, encoded by the exons atggtccCAACAACTAGGAACATGTTGCACCATGACGGCAAGAGCAGCCGCGGCAGGTCGTGCTACCACCACCCCGGCCAGTACTACGTCGGCATCGCCGCCCAATTGGAGGCCTCGGCGGCGTCTGCGCGGCAGCAGGACCAGAGCAAGCCGTCAAGATCCCCTCGGCTGCTGGCCATGGCAGACGATGACGAGCTGGACGCGGCGGCCGCCGGGCCTGGCACGAGCTCCCCGGGCCGCGCCGGCGCAGGAAACGAAGAAGGAGACTGGCTCCAGCTAGGCCTCGCCGCCGGCGCGGCGTCTTCGTCgtcctccgcctcctcctctTCCGGCGACAACAACAGCACGGATCCGgatccggctccggctccagccCCGCCGGCTCCCATGGAGCTTGACCTGTTCGCCTATGACAAGCGGAGCGCGAGGATGAGGCCGCCGTTGTTCCCGATGCCGCTTAGGAGCTACCACCAGTCctacggcggcggccgcggacgGGATCGACCCGCGGCAGCTAGCGGGTCCATGTCGGCGCCGCCGTTCTTGCCGTTCATGCCTCCGTTCAGGTGTTTCGGCGATGCCATAAGAGTCATTAGCCCACCGCGACGAACCGAGACGCCCGGGCTGTGGCTGACGCTTCAGGCAGCTCCCAACCA AATCAGAGAGCCTATTTTGCCTCAGATAGCAAAGAGCTACCTAAGAATCAA GGACAGCAACATGAAGGTGGAGGTGGTGATGaagtacttggccgagaagctAGGCATCGCGCGGTCTCATCAG GTGGAGCTTACATGCAGAGGGCAGGTTCTTCCTCCCTTGCTGCTGGTGAAATGCGTGAGGGAGACAATCTGGTGCTCCACGGCGCTGAGGGAAGAAGAAGCCGACGACCTGACTTCGCGGCGCTCATCAGCTGCTACTGACCATGTCATGACACTCTGTTACAGCACAAGTAGGAACACCAAGCTAGTAGCACCACTCAACCTGTAA
- the LOC8059396 gene encoding long chain base biosynthesis protein 2d: MVRLPYVTALTTLFSYGLLFAFGQLRDFFRRILDARKPSNLKGYAPICLGLEDFYTRRLYLRIQDCFGRPIASAPDAWFDVVERYSNDCNKTLHRTTATTKCLNLGSYNYLGFAAADEYCTPRVIESLKKYSASTCSVRVDGGNTKLHTELEELVARFVGKPAAILFGMGYVTNSAIIPALVGKGGLIISDSLNHNSIVNGARGSGATVRVFQHNNPAHLEEVLREQIAGGQPRTHRPWKKIIVIVEGIYSMEGELCKLPEVISVCKKYKAYTYLDEAHSIGAIGKTGRGVCELLGVDPADVDIMMGTFTKSFGSCGGYIAASNEIIHHLKLTCPAHIYATSMSPPAVQQVISAIKVILGEDGTNRGAKKLAQIRENSNFFRSELQKMGFEVLGDNDSPVMPIMLYNPAKIPAFSRECLRQNVAVVTVAFPATPLLLARARICISASHSREDLIKGLEVISKVGDLVGIKYFPVEQEKTTAVEKLKKIQ, from the exons ATGGTGAGGCTCCCGTACGTGACCGCGCTCACCACGCTCTTCAGCTACGGCCTCCTCTTCGCCTTCGGCCAGCTCCGGGACTTCTTCCGCAGGATCCTCGACGCCCGCAAGCCCAGCAACCTCAAG GGCTACGCGCCGATCTGCTTGGGTCTAGAGGATTTCTACACGCGCCGCCTCTATCTCCGCATCCAG GACTGCTTTGGCCGGCCGATTGCCAGTGCGCCAGATGCTTGGTTCGATGTGGTTGAGCGCTACTCAAATGACTGCAACAAGACACTCCA TCGTACCACAGCAACAACCAAATGCCTTAACTTGGGTTCCTATAACTATCTTGGTTTCGCTGCGGCTGATGAGTACTGCACCCCTCGTGTTATTGAGTCACTGAAGAAATATTCGGCTAGCACGTGCAGTGTTCGAGTTGACGGAG GCAACACTAAGCTGCACACAGAGCTCGAAGAGCTTGTTGCAAGATTTGTTGGTAAGCCTGCAGCTATTCTTTTTGGCATGGGCTATGTGACAAACTCTGCTATCATTCCTGCTCTGGTTGGGAAG GGAGGCTTGATTATTAGCGATTCACTGAACCATAATTCTATAGTCAATGGAGCTAGAGGTTCAGGGGCCACTGTTCGGGTTTTTCAACATAACA ATCCTGCTCACTTGGAAGAGGTATTGAGAGAGCAGATTGCAGGAGGCCAGCCTCGTACACACAGGCCATGGAAGAAGATCATTGTGATTGTTGAGGGAATTTATAGCATGGAGGGGGAGCTATGCAAACTCCCTGAGGTTATTTCTGTCTGCAAGAAATACAAG GCCTACACATATTTAGACGAAGCACACAGTATTGGAGCTATTGGAAAAACAGGGAGAGGTGTATGTGAGCTACTGGGAGTGGATCCAGCTGATGTTGACATTATGATGGGTACATTTACAAAATCATTTGGATCATGCGGAGGTTACATTGCAGCATCAAAT GAGATTATTCACCATCTAAAGCTTACATGCCCAGCCCATATTTATGCAACATCCATGTCACCTCCAGCGGTCCAGCAGGTCATTTCAGCTATAAAGGTCATCCTTGGGGAAGATGGAACTAACAGAG GGGCCAAGAAGCTCGCTCAAATTCGAGAGAACAGCAATTTCTTCCGCTCGGAGCTTCAGAAAATGGGTTTTGAGGTTCTTGGAGATAATGACTCACCCGTCATGCCTATCATGCTTTACAATCCTGCTAAAATTCCTGCATTCTCAAGGGAGTGCCTGAGGCAAAAT GTTGCTGTTGTTACTGTTGCATTTCCTGCCACACCACTTCTACTTGCGAGAGCTAGGATATGTATCTCAGCTTCCCACTCCAGAGAAGATCTCATAAAAGGATTGGAG GTTATCAGCAAAGTTGGTGACCTTGTGGGTATCAAATACTTCCCGGTTGAGCAAGAGAAGACCACGGCTGTTGAAAAACTGAAGAAGATTCAATGA